Proteins encoded by one window of Streptomyces sp. NBC_01571:
- a CDS encoding IS701 family transposase, whose protein sequence is MARIAGRFARVEPRRRAGRLMLGLLSDLPRKNCWTIAEWAGEASPHGMQHLLCRASWDADAVRDDVREYVVEHLHDEEAVLVVDETGDVKKGVHTVGVQRQYTGTAGRIENSQVAVYLVYAGERGHAAVDRELYIPRSWTCDPDRCRAAGLGEDTVFATKPELARTMIERFLDAGHHVGWVTGDEVYGGNPKLRAALEERGTGYGLAVACSAEVTTAAGTFRADALAKKVPKRAWQKLSAGRGAKGQRFYEWAVIDLADPAPGRHQLLIRRNRITSELAYYRCFSPKPVPLTELVRVAGSRWRVEETFQAEKGLAGLDEHQVRRFSSWTRWVTLAMLAHAFLAVVRADEHTRYPRPDDLVPLSCNEIQHLFITVVVQPLHGIAHRLNWSDWRRRHQQRSRTSHYRRQAGSQT, encoded by the coding sequence ATGGCCCGTATCGCGGGACGGTTCGCCCGGGTCGAACCACGGCGACGGGCCGGGCGGTTGATGCTGGGCCTGCTGTCGGATCTGCCGCGCAAGAACTGCTGGACGATCGCGGAGTGGGCTGGGGAAGCGAGTCCGCATGGCATGCAGCATCTGCTGTGCCGGGCCTCTTGGGATGCCGACGCCGTCCGTGACGATGTCCGCGAGTACGTCGTCGAGCACCTGCACGACGAGGAAGCGGTTCTGGTCGTGGATGAGACCGGCGATGTGAAGAAGGGCGTCCACACCGTCGGGGTCCAGCGCCAGTACACCGGCACGGCCGGGCGGATCGAGAACTCCCAAGTCGCCGTCTACCTCGTCTACGCGGGCGAGCGGGGGCACGCGGCGGTGGACCGGGAGCTGTACATCCCGCGGTCCTGGACGTGCGACCCCGACCGCTGCCGGGCAGCCGGCCTCGGCGAGGACACCGTCTTCGCGACCAAGCCGGAACTGGCCCGCACGATGATCGAACGGTTCCTGGACGCCGGACACCACGTGGGCTGGGTCACCGGGGACGAGGTCTACGGAGGCAACCCGAAACTGCGGGCGGCCCTGGAAGAACGCGGCACCGGCTATGGCCTCGCGGTGGCCTGCTCAGCCGAAGTGACCACCGCTGCAGGCACCTTCCGCGCCGATGCCCTGGCGAAGAAGGTGCCGAAGCGGGCATGGCAGAAGCTCTCGGCCGGACGCGGTGCCAAGGGGCAGCGATTCTACGAGTGGGCCGTCATTGACCTCGCCGACCCAGCGCCGGGCAGGCACCAGCTCCTGATCCGCCGCAACCGCATCACCAGCGAACTCGCCTACTACCGCTGCTTCTCACCCAAGCCGGTGCCACTGACCGAGCTGGTGCGGGTCGCCGGCTCCAGGTGGCGTGTGGAAGAAACCTTCCAGGCCGAGAAGGGGCTGGCGGGACTCGATGAGCACCAGGTCCGCCGCTTCTCCTCCTGGACCCGCTGGGTCACCCTGGCCATGCTCGCCCACGCCTTCCTCGCCGTGGTCCGTGCCGACGAACACACCCGCTATCCCCGCCCGGACGACCTGGTCCCGCTGTCCTGCAACGAGATCCAGCACCTGTTCATCACGGTCGTCGTCCAGCCTCTCCACGGCATAGCCCACCGACTGAACTGGTCCGACTGGCGACGCCGCCACCAGCAGCGATCACGCACCAGCCACTACCGGCGACAAGCCGGATCCCAAACATGA